Proteins encoded together in one Planctomyces sp. SH-PL14 window:
- a CDS encoding ZIP family metal transporter, with product MPGDRASFFVWVSLLFACLGAAIPGESLAAEPQKWVVAEPGTVPTVPLQVAALDAPMLAQASAAAAGSGSTWPYILLGLYGVAILGASLFGGWLPSFLDLTHNRLQLMVSFVGGLMLGIGLFHMLPHALVHLGPNSADRAVWWMTLGVLTMFGMLRAFHFHHHSPEDLGEFRHAQGHAGCPHDHDHDHSHDHSPAPRPEQAAGGHAHGGHSHGHGAHSHDLSWIGVFIGLGLHTFLDGMAVAASVEADVTHGVTAGLLGLGTFLAVLLHKPLDAVSITWLMSTSGWPAWMRNGVNAAFAAMCPLGALVFVLGVNRYASIQADIIGCSLAFAAGIFVCISLSDLLPEIEFHKHHRIRLSAALLLGVGLAYAIGYLEPAHVHGHDDGGGHSHSHDHAGHSH from the coding sequence GCAAAAGTGGGTCGTGGCCGAACCCGGGACCGTTCCGACGGTTCCGCTGCAGGTGGCGGCGCTCGACGCGCCGATGCTGGCCCAGGCCTCCGCAGCGGCGGCCGGGAGCGGTTCCACCTGGCCCTACATCCTTCTGGGGCTCTACGGCGTGGCGATTCTCGGCGCCTCGCTCTTCGGCGGCTGGCTGCCGTCATTCCTCGACCTGACGCACAACCGCCTGCAGCTCATGGTGAGCTTTGTCGGCGGTCTGATGCTCGGGATCGGGCTGTTTCACATGCTGCCGCACGCACTTGTGCACCTCGGGCCGAACTCCGCCGACCGGGCCGTGTGGTGGATGACGCTCGGCGTCCTGACGATGTTCGGAATGCTGCGGGCGTTTCACTTCCACCACCACAGCCCGGAAGACCTGGGCGAGTTCCGGCACGCCCAGGGGCATGCCGGCTGCCCGCACGACCATGATCACGACCACAGCCACGATCACTCCCCTGCTCCGCGGCCCGAACAGGCTGCCGGCGGGCACGCTCACGGTGGTCACTCACACGGCCATGGGGCCCACAGCCACGACCTGAGCTGGATCGGCGTCTTTATCGGCCTCGGCCTGCACACGTTCCTCGACGGGATGGCGGTGGCCGCGAGCGTTGAGGCGGATGTCACGCACGGCGTGACGGCGGGGCTGCTGGGGCTGGGGACGTTCCTGGCGGTGCTGCTTCACAAGCCACTCGATGCCGTGTCGATCACCTGGCTGATGTCGACTTCCGGCTGGCCCGCCTGGATGCGGAACGGTGTGAACGCCGCCTTTGCGGCGATGTGTCCGCTGGGGGCGCTGGTTTTCGTTCTTGGCGTGAACCGTTATGCGTCGATTCAGGCGGACATCATTGGCTGTTCGCTGGCGTTCGCCGCCGGGATCTTCGTTTGTATCAGCCTGAGCGATCTCTTGCCCGAGATTGAGTTCCACAAGCACCACCGGATCCGGTTGAGTGCGGCTCTGCTCCTGGGGGTTGGGCTCGCTTATGCGATCGGCTATCTGGAGCCGGCCCATGTGCATGGTCATGATGATGGCGGGGGCCACTCTCACTCGCACGACCATGCCGGTCACAGCCATTGA
- a CDS encoding MFS transporter yields the protein MTSTPKASSTGQWMALIAAILGWLFDGFEMGLFPLVMKPLLTDLLAGSNASLEIWEGIMHAGFLVGAATGGVLFGWLGDRIGRVRAMTLSVLTYALFSGACGLGTSAGMVLLFRFIASLGMGGEWSLGVSLVMELWPGTSRGWLAGLIGAASNVGFMLIAAISIVMNDFIATITSALVAMSVPPEVVAKLTANSAWRLLMLVGAAPAFLTFFIRIFVPESERWLEEKSKGSTKHFESKDLFGLVLGCIGPLVMILAYAFQRPAWEQALAVTFALISALVGFTHPVRLFLKRGGGESLISVTPKETMRRMYLGAVLSGIALLATWGSVQRGPSFANDVRKAEFLAEQNVKSVGELSPEAKGQMDRVLARARAWTQITMGIGAVIGTILGALMADRFGRRIAYFLLCLLSFASVAWFFLGTPGYGTTFLIAALFAGGASASFYGWLPLYLPELFPTRVRAIGQGFAFNFGRILAGAGSLYLGYMITTFFEGKYPIPCTLLASIYFLGMIVIWGAPETKGQPLPE from the coding sequence GTGACCTCGACTCCGAAAGCCTCCTCCACCGGACAATGGATGGCGTTGATCGCCGCGATTCTGGGGTGGCTGTTTGACGGCTTTGAGATGGGGCTTTTTCCGCTCGTCATGAAGCCGCTGCTGACCGACCTCCTGGCGGGCTCGAACGCCAGCCTGGAGATCTGGGAAGGGATCATGCACGCCGGCTTCCTGGTCGGCGCCGCGACCGGCGGGGTGCTGTTCGGCTGGCTCGGCGACCGGATCGGCCGCGTGCGGGCCATGACCCTCAGCGTTCTGACTTACGCCCTCTTCAGCGGGGCCTGCGGTCTCGGGACATCGGCCGGAATGGTGCTGCTGTTCCGGTTCATTGCTTCGCTCGGGATGGGAGGCGAGTGGTCGCTCGGCGTTTCGCTCGTCATGGAACTCTGGCCCGGGACTTCGCGCGGCTGGCTGGCGGGACTCATCGGGGCGGCGTCGAACGTCGGCTTCATGCTGATTGCCGCGATCAGCATCGTGATGAACGACTTCATCGCCACGATCACGAGCGCCCTGGTCGCCATGTCGGTCCCGCCGGAAGTCGTTGCCAAGCTGACGGCGAATTCCGCCTGGCGGCTTCTGATGCTGGTCGGGGCAGCCCCGGCGTTCCTGACGTTCTTCATCCGGATCTTCGTTCCGGAATCGGAACGGTGGCTCGAAGAGAAGTCGAAGGGCTCGACGAAGCACTTTGAATCGAAGGACCTGTTCGGCCTGGTGCTCGGCTGCATCGGCCCGCTTGTCATGATCCTGGCGTACGCCTTCCAGCGGCCCGCCTGGGAGCAGGCGCTTGCGGTCACGTTCGCCCTGATTTCCGCCCTGGTCGGGTTCACGCATCCCGTGCGTCTCTTCCTGAAGCGGGGCGGCGGCGAATCGCTGATCTCCGTGACGCCGAAGGAGACCATGCGGCGGATGTACCTGGGAGCGGTCCTGAGCGGCATCGCTCTGCTGGCGACCTGGGGATCGGTTCAGCGTGGACCGTCCTTTGCCAACGACGTCCGGAAGGCTGAGTTTCTCGCCGAACAGAACGTGAAGTCGGTCGGCGAACTTTCACCGGAAGCGAAGGGGCAGATGGACCGAGTCCTCGCCCGGGCCCGGGCCTGGACGCAGATCACGATGGGGATTGGAGCGGTGATCGGGACGATTCTGGGCGCCCTGATGGCGGACCGGTTCGGTCGCCGGATCGCCTACTTCCTGCTGTGTCTGCTCTCGTTCGCCAGCGTGGCGTGGTTCTTCCTGGGGACGCCCGGTTACGGAACGACGTTCCTCATCGCGGCTCTCTTCGCCGGAGGGGCGAGCGCCTCGTTCTATGGTTGGCTGCCGCTTTATCTGCCGGAGCTGTTCCCGACCCGGGTCCGGGCGATCGGGCAGGGGTTTGCGTTCAACTTCGGACGGATTCTGGCGGGGGCCGGGTCGCTGTACCTGGGCTATATGATTACGACGTTCTTTGAAGGGAAGTATCCGATTCCGTGTACGCTGCTGGCGTCGATTTACTTCCTGGGGATGATCGTGATCTGGGGTGCGCCGGAGACGAAGGGCCAGCCGCTGCCGGAGTGA
- a CDS encoding cytochrome c peroxidase yields the protein MWVLSLCFALVALREAGAAPPLDDQAALRKPVDAISAAGGLLVANQESHSLSFLNAPLKQVEWESPLGSSPVALVSLGNTVGVLDFQDHLLRVVAVDPTGLRTIGQAETVRWPVAIVALTETRLAVAGLWSRQIQFLERSNSSDQWTEAGVLRLPFNPRCLLPIGEGRLLVGDAFRGRLAVIDTTGPRIESIREIHAHNIHGLVLSPDGESVYLTHQLLDERAATTHENVSLGILLSNLVRRIPLDALRDPGVNLESVSFRYFLGRTLEGAADPNGLAFAADGTLWVALGGTNELCEVSADGIEIRRHPAGTRPTRVLRRGDEIVTLDTLGDSLSIHRPGSAALDTVPLGPQRELSRAELGERLFYNGRLSLESWMSCNSCHPDGHTHGLVADTASDGGFGNPKRTLSLLGTRDANPWAWNGQFRELHEQVRQSVTSSMQGPPVKPAQEIDLVSFLHTLRPPPPVDEVSGPEDAAQIERGRILFGKLGCAGCHIPPVTYTIDSVFDVGMPDERGQAKFNPPTLRGVSQRDRLFHDNRAASLESVLDEFGHQLPRPLDRDERSDLLRFLRSL from the coding sequence GTGTGGGTTCTCTCGCTGTGCTTCGCCCTCGTCGCACTCCGCGAGGCGGGGGCCGCGCCCCCTCTCGATGACCAGGCGGCGCTGCGGAAGCCCGTCGATGCCATCTCTGCCGCCGGCGGACTGCTGGTCGCGAATCAGGAGAGCCACTCGCTTTCATTTCTGAACGCGCCCCTCAAACAGGTCGAGTGGGAGTCGCCGCTCGGGTCGTCGCCGGTCGCTCTTGTGTCGCTCGGCAACACGGTCGGCGTCCTCGACTTTCAGGACCATCTGCTGCGAGTCGTCGCTGTCGATCCGACGGGCCTCCGCACGATTGGCCAGGCGGAGACGGTCCGCTGGCCTGTCGCCATTGTCGCACTTACGGAGACGCGGTTGGCGGTGGCCGGGCTCTGGTCCCGACAGATTCAGTTTCTGGAGCGGTCGAACTCTTCCGACCAATGGACCGAGGCCGGTGTGCTCCGGCTCCCGTTCAATCCACGATGCTTGCTGCCGATCGGCGAAGGGCGTCTGCTCGTCGGCGATGCGTTCCGCGGACGGCTGGCAGTGATCGACACGACGGGGCCACGGATCGAAAGCATCCGCGAGATCCATGCCCACAACATCCACGGTCTGGTCCTCAGTCCCGATGGGGAGTCGGTCTACCTGACGCACCAGCTGCTCGACGAGCGGGCCGCCACGACGCATGAAAACGTCTCTCTTGGCATCCTGCTGTCGAACCTCGTCCGCCGTATCCCGCTCGACGCTCTCCGCGATCCCGGCGTCAATCTGGAGTCGGTTTCGTTCCGCTACTTCCTCGGGCGGACGCTCGAAGGGGCGGCGGACCCCAACGGCCTCGCCTTCGCCGCGGACGGGACGCTGTGGGTCGCCCTCGGGGGAACGAACGAGCTCTGTGAGGTCTCGGCCGACGGGATCGAAATCCGTCGGCACCCGGCGGGGACGCGGCCCACGAGAGTCCTTCGGCGCGGTGACGAGATCGTGACCCTCGACACGCTCGGGGACTCGCTGTCGATCCATCGTCCGGGATCCGCCGCACTCGACACCGTCCCGCTCGGCCCGCAGCGCGAGCTGTCCAGGGCGGAGCTAGGGGAGCGGCTGTTCTACAACGGGCGGCTCTCGCTCGAGAGCTGGATGAGCTGCAACAGCTGCCATCCCGACGGCCACACGCACGGCCTCGTCGCCGATACCGCCAGCGACGGCGGGTTCGGCAATCCGAAGCGGACGCTCTCGCTCCTCGGGACTCGCGACGCGAATCCCTGGGCCTGGAACGGCCAGTTCCGGGAACTGCACGAGCAGGTCCGGCAGTCGGTCACCTCCTCCATGCAGGGGCCGCCCGTGAAACCGGCCCAGGAGATCGACCTCGTGTCGTTTCTTCATACGTTGCGGCCCCCGCCGCCGGTGGATGAGGTGTCCGGTCCGGAAGATGCCGCGCAGATCGAGCGGGGGCGGATCCTCTTCGGAAAGCTCGGGTGCGCGGGGTGCCACATCCCTCCCGTGACGTACACGATCGATTCGGTCTTCGACGTCGGAATGCCCGATGAACGGGGGCAGGCGAAGTTCAATCCGCCGACGCTTCGGGGAGTGTCGCAGCGGGACCGGCTGTTCCACGACAACCGCGCCGCGTCGCTCGAGAGCGTTCTCGACGAGTTCGGCCATCAGCTTCCGCGGCCGCTCGACCGGGACGAGCGGTCGGATCTCTTGCGCTTCCTGCGCAGCCTGTGA
- the mqnE gene encoding aminofutalosine synthase MqnE, with the protein MYFQHTDPRVCAIADKVFGGERLTFDDGLYLDERVDTLTMGKLANFVREKKNGNYAFYNTNVHLNPTNVCVYRCTFCAFRSDLKGPRGYVFSDDAIRERVLEAKANGATEIHVVGGLHHQKKFEWYLNIVRVIHETWPEIHIKAWTAVELNWFIHITKQPYEWVLSELKQAGLGSLPGGGAEIFDESVRSQICEHKADSSHWIAAHRAAHGLGLRSNATMLYGHVEEARHRIDHLCQLRALQDETGGFQTFIPLAFHPENTGMSHIPKPTGNMDLRMVALSRLMLDNFDHIKAYWIMLGEATAQVALGFGADDIDGTVVHELIYHDAGAKTPEGLTIQQLHRLIREAGREPVERDTLYRRVIRDGARWTVGAPVLSELAAAQA; encoded by the coding sequence ATGTACTTTCAACACACGGATCCCCGCGTCTGCGCAATCGCCGACAAGGTCTTCGGCGGCGAGCGGCTGACCTTCGATGACGGACTGTATCTCGACGAGCGGGTCGACACGCTCACGATGGGGAAGCTGGCGAACTTCGTTCGCGAGAAGAAGAACGGCAACTACGCGTTCTACAACACGAACGTCCACCTGAACCCGACGAACGTCTGCGTCTACCGCTGCACGTTCTGCGCGTTCCGCTCCGACCTCAAGGGGCCGCGGGGCTACGTCTTCAGCGACGACGCGATCCGCGAGCGGGTCCTCGAAGCGAAGGCGAACGGGGCAACCGAGATCCACGTCGTCGGCGGGCTGCACCACCAGAAGAAGTTCGAGTGGTATCTCAACATCGTCCGGGTGATTCACGAGACCTGGCCGGAGATCCACATCAAGGCCTGGACCGCCGTTGAGCTGAACTGGTTCATCCACATCACCAAGCAGCCCTACGAGTGGGTCCTCAGCGAGCTCAAGCAGGCGGGCCTTGGGAGCCTGCCGGGGGGCGGGGCGGAGATTTTCGACGAGTCGGTCCGCTCGCAGATCTGCGAGCACAAGGCGGACTCCAGCCACTGGATCGCCGCCCACCGCGCGGCCCACGGGCTGGGCCTCCGTTCGAACGCCACGATGCTCTACGGCCATGTCGAAGAGGCGCGGCATCGCATCGATCACCTGTGCCAGCTCCGCGCTCTCCAGGACGAGACCGGCGGGTTCCAGACCTTCATCCCGCTCGCCTTCCATCCCGAGAACACCGGGATGAGCCACATCCCCAAGCCGACGGGGAACATGGACCTGCGGATGGTGGCGCTGTCGCGGCTGATGCTCGACAACTTCGATCACATCAAGGCGTACTGGATCATGCTCGGCGAGGCGACCGCCCAGGTGGCGCTCGGCTTCGGGGCGGACGACATCGACGGGACCGTCGTCCACGAGCTGATCTATCACGACGCCGGCGCGAAAACGCCGGAAGGGTTGACGATCCAGCAGCTGCACCGTCTGATTCGGGAAGCGGGACGGGAGCCGGTCGAACGGGATACGCTGTATCGCCGCGTGATCCGCGACGGCGCCCGCTGGACGGTCGGGGCTCCGGTCCTGAGCGAACTGGCCGCCGCGCAGGCTTAG
- the gcvPA gene encoding aminomethyl-transferring glycine dehydrogenase subunit GcvPA, producing MAYLPNTPDVQQQMLKEIGTDSIARLFDQIPAELQLKRPLEIPPALTELELEAHSKGLADRNVGNRVCLMGGGAYDHYIPSAVDEICSRGEFYTAYTPYQPEASQGSLQAFYEFQTLICQLTGMDVSNASLYEGGTAVSEAAFMSMRVTDRHKKVVILESVNPQYRETLRTNLGGLPCEIVTVPTPTGTADLERLAAVIDENTACVIYQHPNFFGCLESPQQLCDLAHAKGALAVASVDPVSLGVLKRPGEYGVDITVAEGQSLGIPLQYGGPYLGLLACKNEFVRKMPGRLIAEAVDRDGKPCYVLGLQTREQHIRRDKATSNICTNQGLMALRATVHMSLLGPQGLREVGELSCQKAHYLASRLTEIPGLELKFAAPFFKEFTLRCGTKGGVDAVLEKARKAGFDLGPELSRFPNLGSAESRDCVLVAVTEKRTREELDRLVEALRG from the coding sequence ATGGCCTACTTGCCCAACACCCCCGATGTCCAACAGCAGATGCTGAAGGAGATCGGCACCGACTCGATCGCCCGCCTCTTCGACCAGATCCCGGCCGAGCTTCAGCTCAAGCGGCCCCTGGAGATCCCGCCCGCCCTGACGGAGCTGGAACTGGAAGCCCACTCGAAGGGGCTCGCCGACCGCAACGTCGGTAACCGCGTCTGCCTCATGGGGGGCGGGGCGTACGACCACTACATCCCCTCCGCGGTCGATGAGATCTGCTCCCGCGGGGAGTTCTACACCGCCTACACGCCGTATCAGCCCGAGGCGAGCCAGGGTTCGCTCCAGGCCTTCTACGAGTTCCAGACGCTGATCTGCCAGCTCACGGGGATGGACGTCTCAAACGCCAGCCTCTACGAAGGGGGAACGGCGGTCAGCGAAGCGGCCTTCATGTCCATGCGGGTCACCGACCGCCACAAGAAGGTCGTGATCCTGGAATCGGTCAACCCACAGTACCGGGAAACCCTCCGCACGAACCTCGGCGGACTCCCGTGCGAGATCGTCACGGTCCCGACGCCGACCGGCACCGCCGACCTCGAGCGGCTGGCGGCGGTGATCGACGAGAACACCGCCTGCGTCATCTACCAGCACCCGAACTTCTTCGGCTGCCTCGAATCGCCCCAGCAGCTCTGCGACCTGGCCCACGCCAAGGGAGCCCTCGCCGTCGCCTCGGTCGACCCGGTCAGCCTCGGCGTGCTGAAGCGCCCCGGCGAGTACGGCGTCGACATCACCGTCGCCGAAGGGCAGTCGCTGGGGATTCCGCTCCAGTACGGCGGTCCGTACCTCGGTTTGCTGGCCTGCAAGAACGAGTTCGTCCGGAAGATGCCGGGCCGCCTGATCGCCGAGGCGGTCGACCGGGACGGCAAGCCCTGCTACGTCCTCGGCCTCCAGACCCGCGAGCAGCACATCCGCCGCGACAAGGCGACGAGCAACATCTGCACAAACCAGGGGCTGATGGCCCTCCGGGCGACGGTGCACATGTCGCTCCTCGGCCCCCAGGGGCTGCGGGAAGTCGGCGAGCTGTCGTGCCAGAAGGCGCACTACCTCGCCTCGCGGCTCACCGAGATCCCCGGCCTCGAACTGAAGTTCGCTGCCCCGTTCTTCAAGGAGTTCACGCTCCGCTGCGGAACGAAAGGGGGCGTCGACGCGGTCCTGGAAAAGGCCCGGAAGGCCGGATTCGACCTCGGTCCCGAGTTAAGCCGCTTCCCGAACCTCGGTTCGGCTGAGAGCCGGGATTGCGTCCTCGTGGCGGTGACGGAAAAGCGGACGCGAGAGGAGCTCGACCGGCTGGTTGAGGCATTGAGGGGATAA
- the gcvH gene encoding glycine cleavage system protein GcvH codes for MAADLKFAKTHEWVRVEGNVATVGITDFAVHALTDLVFIELPRPGRALRPREVFGVVESVKAASDLYAPIAGTVKESNTQLEGDLSVLTSDPFGAGWMVKLELSGPPTLDGLMDEAAYKAFCQAESH; via the coding sequence ATGGCCGCGGATCTGAAATTTGCCAAGACCCACGAATGGGTTCGCGTCGAAGGGAACGTCGCAACCGTCGGAATCACCGACTTCGCCGTCCACGCCCTCACCGACCTCGTCTTCATCGAGCTCCCCCGCCCGGGACGCGCCCTCCGCCCCCGCGAAGTCTTCGGCGTGGTCGAGAGCGTCAAAGCCGCCAGCGACCTCTACGCCCCGATCGCCGGGACCGTGAAGGAATCCAACACCCAGCTCGAAGGCGACCTCTCCGTCCTGACGAGCGATCCCTTCGGCGCCGGCTGGATGGTCAAACTCGAACTGAGCGGCCCGCCCACACTCGACGGCCTCATGGACGAAGCCGCCTACAAGGCCTTCTGCCAAGCGGAAAGTCACTGA
- a CDS encoding DUF11 domain-containing protein produces the protein MSPFSRSFSSLRTLLRSRRNVGASCVLGGLLLTSASCTTPPRSNAARIGSAPPMVAAPPSRMAPTAPRAPIAADEGVVRAARPSNGTIARAQSSDAIEPVAYQVEPRVQPTGFHGPAPVPTGSYCPPIEHNAECRVPLSHGGEYCPPGTAMAACPKGCPPHSYLAPPDYMPSVNDLADEYICDGGDQGNPIFYNVDIRDGIDAEDTFATYVTQNGVAKTKISNVVCIYAPRFAAVRSIASVTARDQYDKLGGVTEDMRVAGYEADMRLGERVQRDMLQDIRVRNRAGGLIDWQAEGIYAKVIKAENHVKLVNVFEDMAFLQDGVIRRTEAATISRLALAAGEWSVDQTPVVVAEDIGGQQVKAVFKAEEYVGVEEQYSGCLRICKMADKQEALPGDVVTFTLRIDNIEKGTLQNVVVTDSLTPRLELLPESLQSDLAGEFSVQPNKEGSSIINFTLKDPMKGQTGGVITFQARVR, from the coding sequence ATGTCGCCGTTCAGCCGCTCCTTCTCCTCGCTCCGCACGCTCCTCCGTTCCCGCCGGAACGTGGGGGCTTCGTGCGTTCTGGGCGGTCTTCTGCTGACGAGCGCTTCCTGCACGACGCCGCCGCGCTCGAACGCGGCCCGGATCGGCTCCGCGCCGCCGATGGTCGCCGCTCCGCCGTCACGCATGGCTCCGACCGCTCCGCGGGCTCCGATCGCGGCCGACGAGGGTGTCGTCCGCGCCGCGCGGCCTTCCAACGGAACGATCGCCCGCGCCCAGTCCTCGGACGCGATCGAGCCGGTCGCCTACCAAGTCGAACCGCGCGTTCAGCCGACCGGGTTCCACGGCCCGGCCCCCGTCCCGACGGGCTCCTACTGCCCGCCGATCGAGCACAACGCGGAATGCCGCGTTCCGCTTTCCCACGGCGGGGAGTACTGCCCGCCCGGCACCGCCATGGCCGCCTGCCCGAAAGGGTGCCCGCCGCACTCGTACCTCGCTCCGCCGGACTATATGCCGTCGGTCAACGACCTGGCGGATGAATACATCTGCGACGGCGGGGATCAGGGAAACCCGATCTTCTACAACGTCGACATCCGGGACGGGATCGACGCGGAAGACACCTTCGCCACGTATGTCACGCAGAACGGCGTCGCCAAGACGAAGATCTCGAACGTGGTCTGCATCTACGCGCCGCGGTTTGCCGCGGTCCGGTCGATCGCGAGCGTGACCGCCCGCGACCAGTACGACAAGCTGGGCGGCGTGACCGAGGACATGCGGGTCGCCGGTTATGAGGCCGACATGCGGCTGGGTGAGCGGGTCCAGCGCGACATGCTGCAGGACATCCGGGTCCGCAACCGGGCGGGCGGTTTGATCGACTGGCAGGCGGAAGGGATCTACGCCAAGGTCATCAAGGCTGAGAACCACGTCAAGCTGGTCAATGTCTTTGAAGACATGGCGTTCCTGCAGGACGGCGTGATCCGGCGGACCGAGGCGGCGACGATCTCGCGGCTGGCTCTGGCGGCGGGCGAGTGGTCGGTGGATCAGACGCCGGTTGTTGTGGCCGAGGACATTGGCGGCCAGCAGGTCAAGGCGGTCTTCAAGGCCGAGGAGTACGTTGGAGTCGAAGAGCAGTATTCCGGCTGTCTGCGGATCTGCAAGATGGCGGACAAGCAGGAGGCGTTGCCGGGCGACGTGGTCACGTTCACTCTCCGGATCGACAATATTGAGAAGGGGACGCTGCAGAATGTGGTTGTGACCGACAGCCTGACGCCGCGGCTGGAGTTGCTGCCGGAGTCGCTGCAGAGCGATCTGGCGGGCGAGTTCTCTGTCCAGCCGAACAAGGAAGGCAGTTCGATCATCAACTTCACGTTGAAGGATCCGATGAAGGGTCAGACGGGTGGGGTGATCACGTTCCAGGCGCGGGTGCGGTAG
- a CDS encoding IS4 family transposase, whose protein sequence is MAWKPQRRSYRHEFIEAIATVFPPQWFSRFSSHGNTGWTPLKIFWVSTIMSWQPQVTLREQFDAACDILREVFPAWTIGDSLSGFLAARVRGLPRMRDPILLRLRQFVAEHLDDWRVRGWAVFGVDGSRFEAPRTTPNEQALGCAGKEGTTPQVFQTTLLHIGTGLPWDFRLGPGTQSERRQLDDMRDNLPPRSLLTADAGFISFELCRWLTRNRHDFVLRVGGNIRLLTGLDGPDLDWAVETEGQTVSLWPTRCRDQPPVVLRLIVVRDDQKRPVSLVTNIHDERALSDEDAAEIYRLRWGLELHYRSLKQTLCHQTLRSRTPEGALAEQTWHVLASWLLQLLTARELIASGSHPANWSAAKARDAVRRLLRRVVHGRPVRRMPSLRDQLCQAVVDRDGRVGPKQIRRWPRPKQDRPPGPPKIQPATREDLQQLQRLRTTLQARS, encoded by the coding sequence ATGGCTTGGAAGCCACAGCGGCGATCGTATCGTCACGAATTCATTGAGGCGATCGCCACGGTCTTTCCCCCACAGTGGTTCAGCCGGTTCTCTTCGCACGGCAACACCGGCTGGACCCCGCTGAAGATCTTCTGGGTCTCCACCATCATGAGCTGGCAGCCCCAGGTGACCCTCCGCGAGCAGTTCGATGCCGCCTGCGACATCCTCCGCGAAGTCTTTCCCGCCTGGACCATCGGCGACTCGCTCTCCGGGTTCCTGGCCGCCCGCGTTCGTGGTCTCCCCCGGATGCGAGATCCGATCCTCCTGCGCCTGCGACAGTTCGTCGCCGAGCATCTGGACGACTGGCGAGTCCGGGGATGGGCGGTCTTCGGCGTCGATGGCTCCCGCTTCGAAGCCCCTCGCACGACGCCCAACGAACAGGCCTTGGGCTGCGCCGGCAAGGAGGGGACCACGCCGCAGGTCTTCCAGACGACACTCCTGCACATCGGAACCGGCTTGCCATGGGACTTCCGTCTGGGGCCGGGGACACAGAGCGAGCGGCGACAGCTGGACGACATGCGGGACAACCTGCCGCCCCGCTCCCTGCTGACCGCCGACGCCGGCTTCATCAGTTTTGAGCTGTGCCGCTGGCTCACCCGGAACCGGCACGACTTCGTCCTGCGGGTGGGAGGAAACATCCGGCTCCTGACCGGCCTGGACGGTCCTGACTTGGATTGGGCGGTCGAGACCGAAGGCCAGACGGTCTCGCTGTGGCCCACCCGCTGCCGCGACCAGCCGCCCGTCGTGTTGCGACTGATCGTCGTTCGCGACGATCAGAAACGACCGGTCTCGCTGGTCACGAACATCCACGACGAGAGGGCGCTGTCCGACGAGGACGCCGCCGAGATCTACCGGCTCCGCTGGGGCCTGGAGCTGCACTATCGCTCGCTCAAGCAGACGCTCTGCCATCAGACGCTGCGGAGCCGCACGCCGGAGGGCGCGCTGGCGGAGCAGACCTGGCATGTCCTGGCGAGTTGGCTACTGCAACTGCTGACGGCTCGGGAACTGATCGCCTCGGGATCGCATCCGGCGAACTGGTCTGCCGCCAAAGCTCGGGACGCCGTCCGCCGTCTGCTTCGTCGAGTCGTCCACGGCCGCCCCGTCCGCCGCATGCCGTCCTTGCGGGACCAGCTTTGTCAGGCCGTGGTGGACAGGGACGGTCGAGTCGGCCCGAAACAGATCCGCCGGTGGCCGAGACCGAAGCAGGACAGGCCGCCCGGCCCCCCGAAAATCCAACCGGCCACCCGAGAAGATCTCCAACAACTCCAACGACTTCGGACCACGTTACAAGCCCGATCATGA